A single region of the Vanessa atalanta chromosome Z, ilVanAtal1.2, whole genome shotgun sequence genome encodes:
- the LOC125076250 gene encoding proton-coupled amino acid transporter-like protein pathetic, whose product MVNEANGSLPPPQEMESFLPQDEKKEQIVTKTYNLTKEKDAESGDFDPFAERNLENPTSNMDTLTHLLKASLGTGILAMPKAFKCAGLISGIFFTILVAVVCTHCSYVLIKCAHVLYKKTRKSTMSFPEVAEAALDNGPVGLRKWANAFRIFILVSLFLTYFGTCSVYTVIIAKNIMQVVLHYMEDQKEVLGIRIFIIILLVPLIFMVWIKNLKYLAPVSMVANLFMGLGLGITFYFLVGTGGLDFNKVVSVKPPSEWPEFFSLTIFAMEAIGVVMPLENSMKTPRSMLGFCGVLNKGMSGVTLVYILLGFLGYLRYGDAVEDSITLNLEPQPGDPKIYEVLAQIVKISIAIAVYCTFGLQFFVCIEIMWNSIKDKFTKRPELADYITRTIMVTVSVLLAVAVPTIGPFMGVIGAFCFSILGLIAPAFIEIITYWDIGFGPYKFLIWKNVIVLTFGLFALIFGTKDAIISIINVYSA is encoded by the exons ATGGTTAAC GAAGCCAATGGGAGTTTGCCTCCGCCACAGGAGATGGAATCTTTTCTACCTCAAGATGAAAAAAAGGAACAGATAGTCACCAAGAC ATACAATTTAACCAAAGAAAAAGATGCGGAATCCGGAGATTTTGATCCTTTCGCAGAAAGAAACTTGGAAAATCCTACttc aaaCATGGATACCCTGACACATTTGTTGAAGGCTTCTCTGGGCACGGGAATTCTTGCTATGCCTAAAGCTTTCAAATGCGCGGGCTTAATATCTGGCATCTTCTTTACGATCTTGGTCGCAGTTGTTTGCACACATTGTTCATATGTCCTC ATAAAATGCGCTCACGTTCTTTATAAGAAGACGCGAAAATCGACTATGAGCTTCCCGGAAGTTGCAGAAGCAGCCCTCGATAACGGGCCCGTAGGACTCAGAAAATGGGCAAATGCATTCAG AATCTTCATCCTCGTAAGCCTCTTTTTGACGTACTTCGGTACTTGCTCCGTGTATACAGTCATCATTGCTAAAAATATTATGCAG GTTGTACTCCACTACATGGAAGATCAAAAAGAAGTCCTTGgaatacgaatatttataattatacttcttGTACCTCTCATTTTCATGGTATGGATCAAAAATCTGAAGTACTTGGCACCTGTTTCGATGGTAGCAAATCTGTTCATGGGTCTAGGTCTCGGAATAACATTCTACTTCCTCGTTGGAACCGGTGGActcgattttaataaagttgtttCTGTAAAACCACCAAGTGAATGGCCGGAATTCTTCTCATTGACGATATTTGCTATGGAAGCCATCGGTGTTGTTATGCCTTTAGAAAACTCAATGAAAACACCGCGTTCTATGCTCGGTTTTTGTGGAGTACTTAATAAGGGAATGTCAGGCGTAACTCTTGTCTATATTCTCCTCGGATTCCTTGGATATCTGCGCTACGGAGATGCCGTTGAGGATTCCATTACTCTGAACTTAGAGCCTCAACCAGGAGATCCAAAGATTTATGAAGT gTTGGCTCAAATCGTTAAAATATCCATTGCGATTGCAGTCTACTGCACATTTGGTCTTCAATTCTTCGTCTGCATTGAAATCATGTGGAACAGCATCAAGGACAAGTTTACCAAAAGACCTGAACTCGCTGATTATATAACTCGTACTATAATGGTTACAGTTAGTGTATTACTCGCAGTAGCTGTACCAACTATTGGGCCTTTCATGGGTGTCATCGGCGCGTTCTGCTTCTCCATTTTAGGGCTTATTGCTCCGGCATTCAtcgaaattattacatattgggATATCGGTTTCGGACCTTACAAGTTTCTTATTTggaaaaatgttattgttcttACTTTTGGTCTATTTGCACTTATTTTCGGTACCAAAGACgccataataagtataataaatgtttatagcGCGTAG